A window from Roseofilum capinflatum BLCC-M114 encodes these proteins:
- the purE gene encoding 5-(carboxyamino)imidazole ribonucleotide mutase, whose product MSDPLVGIIMGSDSDLPTMKAAIAVCEDFQVPAEVAIVSAHRTPERMVTYAQQAHERGIKVIIAGAGGAAHLPGMVASLTPLPVIGVPVASRHLQGLDSLYSIVQMPRGIPVATVAIGNAQNAGLLAIQILATHQPHLLQKIQAYRHQLNQSVIEKQTQLERLGYEDYLENK is encoded by the coding sequence ATGTCCGATCCTCTGGTTGGTATTATTATGGGCAGTGATTCCGATCTGCCGACGATGAAAGCGGCGATCGCCGTCTGCGAAGACTTTCAAGTGCCCGCAGAAGTAGCCATTGTCTCCGCCCATCGCACTCCCGAACGGATGGTTACCTATGCCCAACAAGCCCACGAACGGGGCATTAAGGTAATTATTGCTGGGGCAGGAGGGGCGGCCCATTTGCCGGGAATGGTGGCTTCATTAACGCCTTTACCGGTCATTGGTGTACCAGTAGCCTCCCGTCATCTGCAAGGACTCGACTCCCTCTACTCCATTGTTCAGATGCCCAGGGGCATTCCCGTGGCCACCGTGGCGATCGGCAACGCTCAGAATGCCGGACTGTTGGCCATCCAAATTTTAGCCACCCACCAACCCCACTTACTGCAAAAGATTCAAGCCTATCGCCACCAGCTTAATCAATCCGTAATTGAGAAACAAACCCAATTAGAACGACTCGGATATGAAGATTACTTAGAAAATAAGTAA
- a CDS encoding ROK family protein, producing MSIYLGIDIGASTVKLGLWDSENGVIGDRLDNPSRASEGPDATVNVIQAAAKEIFKVNNINSDEVKAIGACCPTPIDPSGMCVYPTNIDRSWQGVNVKQKLSDTFNLPTLLLNDGDAAAYREYTVREAQNKASSSMAQFITGTGLGGALIINGKVISAPGVAAELGHIVTDTSENADLCGCGATGCAETRASLLGLRNMVKHRQAKGNVPEALQGDPMEVAKILRELGQSDNPLQDVTDIWHEYFTNLGRAARSVLNIVGCDLIVISGGAQERRNTASDSSYERFKSDAIGWIRHEIDHTFPHLKNTRVEWSIDTLSDSAAYGAAQYSATHW from the coding sequence ATGAGCATTTATTTGGGCATCGACATTGGAGCAAGTACCGTAAAACTGGGATTATGGGATTCTGAAAACGGGGTGATTGGCGATCGCCTAGACAACCCTAGCCGCGCCTCCGAAGGCCCCGATGCCACCGTCAACGTGATTCAAGCGGCTGCTAAAGAAATCTTCAAAGTCAATAACATTAATTCAGATGAGGTTAAGGCGATCGGAGCATGTTGCCCCACGCCCATCGACCCTTCAGGCATGTGCGTTTATCCCACCAACATTGATCGCTCCTGGCAAGGCGTAAACGTCAAACAGAAACTCTCCGATACCTTCAACCTACCCACACTCCTCCTCAACGATGGCGATGCCGCCGCCTACCGAGAATACACCGTCAGAGAAGCCCAAAATAAAGCCTCCTCCTCCATGGCTCAGTTTATTACCGGAACTGGCTTAGGAGGAGCCTTAATCATCAACGGTAAAGTCATTTCCGCTCCTGGAGTCGCCGCCGAACTCGGTCATATCGTCACAGATACCAGCGAAAATGCCGACCTTTGTGGATGTGGAGCAACAGGATGTGCTGAAACCAGAGCCTCCTTACTCGGCCTCAGAAACATGGTCAAACACCGACAAGCCAAAGGCAACGTACCTGAAGCACTTCAAGGCGACCCCATGGAAGTCGCCAAAATCCTCCGCGAACTCGGTCAGTCCGACAACCCCCTACAAGATGTTACTGACATCTGGCATGAATACTTTACCAATCTCGGTAGAGCTGCCCGAAGCGTCCTCAATATTGTCGGCTGCGACCTGATTGTGATTTCCGGTGGAGCGCAAGAAAGACGCAATACCGCATCCGATTCTTCCTATGAACGATTTAAATCCGATGCCATTGGTTGGATTCGCCATGAAATTGACCACACCTTCCCCCATCTGAAAAACACCAGAGTCGAATGGTCAATTGATACCCTATCCGACAGCGCCGCCTATGGTGCAGCACAATACAGCGCTACCCACTGGTAA